A stretch of Cicer arietinum cultivar CDC Frontier isolate Library 1 chromosome 5, Cicar.CDCFrontier_v2.0, whole genome shotgun sequence DNA encodes these proteins:
- the LOC101502248 gene encoding GDSL esterase/lipase At3g14820-like isoform X1 yields the protein MIEYIHTCISVLNLVMMSKIIAVFVCCVLCILVCCTTEDINIKMGGNETVTFPALIVFGDSIVDTGSNNDLITEAKCNFLPYGRDFLGGKPTGRFSNGRVPPDFIAEELGIKDLIPSYRSSDLQSNDLLTGVSFASGASGYDPLTPQLQCLQSVIPLSDQLKQFKEYIEKLKGNFGEERTKFILSKSLVLVVASNNDIGISYFATRIRQVQYDIGSYTDMLVHFASTFIKDIYGLGARRIGVFDAAPLGCVPFERTLFGDEERKCSQEINSASQLFNIKLSTQIDHLNQNLPQANVVYVDIYNPLLHIIENPIKYGFEVVDKGCCGTGTIELGTLCNQLQPTCIDDSKHVFWDAFHPTEKTYQILVRDLLNKTLHKFF from the exons atgataGAGTACATACATACATGCATAAGCGTGCTCAATTTGGTAATGATGTCCAAAATAATTGCGGTGTTTGTTTGTTGTGTTTTGTGTATCCTTGTTTGTTGTACGACAGAGGATATTAATATTAAGATGGGAGGCAATGAAACAGTAACATTCCCGGCACTGATTGTATTTGGTGATTCAATCGTTGACACAGGAAGTAACAATGACCTAATAACAGAAGCTAAATGCAATTTCCTTCCTTATGGGAGGGATTTCCTCGGCGGAAAACCAACAGGAAGATTTTCCAACGGCAGAGTTCCTCCCGATTTCATAg CGGAAGAATTGGGAATAAAAGATTTGATACCATCATATAGGAGTTCCGATTTACAATCAAACGATCTCCTTACAGGTGTTAGTTTTGCATCGGGTGCCTCTGGATATGATCCTTTGACTCCACAATTACAG TGCTTGCAGTCAGTGATACCATTATCTGATCAACTGAAGCAATTCAAGGAATACATAGAAAAGCTAAAAggaaattttggagaagaaagaACAAAATTCATCTTGTCCAAAAGTTTAGTACTTGTAGTAGCAAGTAACAACGACATTGGCATTTCTTATTTTGCAACTAGAATTAGGCAAGTCCAATATGATATTGGCTCTTACACTGATATGTTGGTGCACTTTGCCTCCACTTTCATTAAG GACATATATGGATTGGGGGCAAGGAGAATAGGGGTGTTTGATGCTGCTCCACTTGGATGCGTACCATTTGAGCGAACGCTATTTGGAGATGAGGAGAGAAAGTGTTCACAAGAAATAAACTCAGCATCACAGTTGTTTAACATTAAACTATCTACACAAATTGACCACCTAAATCAAAATTTGCCTCAAGCCAATGTGGTTTATGTTGATATTTACAACCCTTTGCTTCATATCATTGAAAATCCTATCAAATATG gtTTTGAAGTTGTTGACAAGGGATGTTGTGGCACAGGAACTATAGAACTAGGTACACTATGTAATCAGTTGCAACCAACTTGCATAGATGATTCTAAACATGTGTTTTGGGATGCATTTCATCCCACAGAGAAAACGTATCAGATTCTTGTTCGTGATCTCCTCAACAAAACTTTACACAAATTCTTTTGA
- the LOC101501289 gene encoding CO(2)-response secreted protease-like, which produces MKMKGNPILLIVVLNLFGVICVGESRKSSGDISETENEKKVYIVYMGAADSSNASLRNDHAHLLNRVLRRNEKALVRNYKHGFSGFAAHLSKEEANSIAQQPGVVSVFPDPILNLHTTRSWDFLDLQTHVKIDTHSDSSSSASSSSSNVVIGLLDTGIWPEAVSFSDKGMDSIPSSWKGSCMKSIDFNSSNCNRKLIGARYYPNPDQKDDPDNTPRDTYGHGTHTASTAAGSVVSGASYYGIGEGTAQGGSPESRLAVYKVCLKDIGCSGSSILAGFDDAIADGVNVLSLSLGASPDFRPDLATDPVAIGAFHAVERGILVVCSAGNSGPDPETVVNDAPWIFTVGATTLDRFFQSNVVLGNNKLIKGEAINLSPLSKSPDYSLVHGESAKAISASLDDARKCHPNSLDEKKVKGKIVLCDGIDDVYLTGFKVQLVKDAGGIGLVHVTNQDLTMATNSVDFPATDVNPKDAATLLQYVNSTKNPVATILPTVTGINYKPAPVVVAFSSRGPSALSKNILKPDIAAPGVDILAAWIGNDSSRVPKGKKPSPYYIASGTSMSCPHVSGLAGSIKAQNPTWSPSAIRSAIMTSANQINNMNAPITTDSESVATPYDYGAGEITTSEPFQPGLVYETTTVDYLNYLCYLGFNITTIKIISKTVPDSFSCPKDSTPDHISNINYPSIAISNFNGKGTVNVTRTVTNVGEEDETVYSSVVNAPSEVNVKLIPEKLQFSKNSKKLSYQVIFSSTSTLKKEDLFGSITWSNGKHSVRSPFVLAM; this is translated from the exons ATGAAGATGAAAGGAAATCCAATTTTATTGATagtagtattaaatttgtttggtGTAATTTGTGTTGGAGAATCAAGAAAATCATCAGGTGATATAAGTGAAACAGAGAATGAGAAGAAAGTATATATTGTGTATATGGGAGCAGCTGATTCATCAAATGCTTCCCTTCGCAATGATCATGCTCATCTATTAAACAGAGTGTTAAGAAG GAATGAGAAAGCTCTAGTAAGAAACTACAAACACGGATTCTCAGGCTTCGCAGCTCATCTATCAAAAGAAGAAGCAAACTCAATTGCTCAACAACCTGGTGTTGTTTCTGTCTTCCCTGATCCCATTCTCAACCTTCACACTACACGTTCATGGGATTTCCTCGACTTGCAAACTCATGTCAAAATCGACACTCACTcagattcttcttcttctgcttcttcttcttcatccaaCGTCGTAATTGGCTTACTAGACACAG GTATATGGCCAGAAGCAGTAAGTTTTTCAGACAAGGGAATGGATTCAATTCCATCCAGTTGGAAAGGCAGTTGCATGAAATCAATTGATTTTAACTCATCCAACTGTAACag gAAGTTAATAGGAGCAAGGTATTACCCAAACCCTGACCAGAAAGATGACCCGGACAACACGCCAAGGGATACATATGGACATGGGACCCACACGGCGTCGACGGCGGCAGGTAGCGTTGTCAGTGGAGCATCTTACTACGGTATCGGGGAAGGTACAGCACAAGGTGGGTCCCCTGAATCGAGATTGGCGGTATACAAAGTGTGCTTAAAAGACATTGGGTGTTCTGGTTCGTCCATCCTTGCGGGGTTCGACGATGCGATTGCCGATGGAGTTAATGTGCTTTCGCTGTCGCTTGGCGCGTCACCGGATTTTCGACCCGATTTGGCAACCGACCCGGTTGCAATCGGAGCGTTTCATGCTGTGGAGCGTGGCATTCTCGTGGTTTGCTCCGCTGGGAATTCTGGACCAGATCCCGAAACTGTTGTTAATGATGCTCCTTGGATTTTTACCGTTGGAGCCACTACCCTCGATCGCTTTTTTCAATCCAATGTCGTATTGGGTAATAACAAACTTATTAAG GGTGAAGCCATAAATTTATCCCCTCTTTCAAAATCCCCCGATTATTCTTTAGTACATGGTGAGTCTGCCAAAGCAATTAGCGCCAGTTTAGATGATGCAAG GAAGTGTCACCCAAATTCATTAGATGAGAAAAAAGTGAAAGGAAAGATTGTCTTATGCGATGGCATAGATGATGTTTATTTGACTGGTTTTAAAGTTCAACTGGTGAAAGATGCGGGTGGAATAGGTCTTGTTCATGTTACTAACCAAGATCTCACAATGGCCACAAATTCTGTTGACTTCCCAGCAACTGACGTAAATCCCAAAGATGCTGCCACACTCCTCCAATATGTCAATTCAACAAA GAATCCAGTGGCAACAATTCTACCAACAGTTACAGGCATTAATTATAAGCCTGCGCCCGTGGTGGTAGCCTTTTCATCCAGAGGGCCTTCAGCGCTTTCAAAGAATATTCTCAAA CCTGATATTGCAGCACCAGGAGTTGACATTCTTGCAGCATGGATTGGCAATGACTCATCAAGGGTTCCAAAAGGGAAAAAGCCCTCACCATATTACATTGCCTCAGGGACTTCTATGTCATGCCCACATGTTTCAGGCCTTGCAGGCAGCATCAAAGCTCAGAACCCTACTTGGAGTCCCTCTGCAATCAGATCAGCAATCATGACCTCTG caaatcaaattaacaataTGAATGCTCCTATTACAACTGATTCAGAGTCAGTAGCCACGCCTTATGACTATGGAGCAGGGGAAATAACAACATCTGAACCATTTCAACCAGGGCTAGTTTATGAAACCACCACCGTTGACTACTTGAACTACTTGTGTTACCTTGGATTCAATATAACCACAATTAAGATTATCTCCAAAACTGTCCCAGATAGTTTCAGTTGCCCCAAGGATTCAACTCCTGATCATATTTCCAATATCAACTACCCTTCCATAGCAATCTCCAACTTCAATGGGAAAGGAACCGTGAATGTGACTAGAACTGTTACAAACGTTGGTGAAGAGGATGAAACGGTCTACTCCTCCGTTGTGAACGCTCCGAGTGAGGTGAATGTCAAGTTGATTCCCGAGAAACTCCAATTTTCGAAAAACAGCAAAAAACTAAGCTACCAAGTTATTTTCTCCTCGACTTCAACTTTGAAGAAGGAAGATCTGTTTGGATCCATTACCTGGAGTAATGGTAAACATAGTGTTCGAAGTCCTTTTGTATTAGCTATGTAA
- the LOC101502248 gene encoding GDSL esterase/lipase At3g14820-like isoform X2: MIEYIHTCISVLNLVMMSKIIAVFVCCVLCILVCCTTEDINIKMGGNETVTFPALIVFGDSIVDTGSNNDLITEAKCNFLPYGRDFLGGKPTGRFSNGRVPPDFIAEELGIKDLIPSYRSSDLQSNDLLTGVSFASGASGYDPLTPQLQSVIPLSDQLKQFKEYIEKLKGNFGEERTKFILSKSLVLVVASNNDIGISYFATRIRQVQYDIGSYTDMLVHFASTFIKDIYGLGARRIGVFDAAPLGCVPFERTLFGDEERKCSQEINSASQLFNIKLSTQIDHLNQNLPQANVVYVDIYNPLLHIIENPIKYGFEVVDKGCCGTGTIELGTLCNQLQPTCIDDSKHVFWDAFHPTEKTYQILVRDLLNKTLHKFF; encoded by the exons atgataGAGTACATACATACATGCATAAGCGTGCTCAATTTGGTAATGATGTCCAAAATAATTGCGGTGTTTGTTTGTTGTGTTTTGTGTATCCTTGTTTGTTGTACGACAGAGGATATTAATATTAAGATGGGAGGCAATGAAACAGTAACATTCCCGGCACTGATTGTATTTGGTGATTCAATCGTTGACACAGGAAGTAACAATGACCTAATAACAGAAGCTAAATGCAATTTCCTTCCTTATGGGAGGGATTTCCTCGGCGGAAAACCAACAGGAAGATTTTCCAACGGCAGAGTTCCTCCCGATTTCATAg CGGAAGAATTGGGAATAAAAGATTTGATACCATCATATAGGAGTTCCGATTTACAATCAAACGATCTCCTTACAGGTGTTAGTTTTGCATCGGGTGCCTCTGGATATGATCCTTTGACTCCACAATTACAG TCAGTGATACCATTATCTGATCAACTGAAGCAATTCAAGGAATACATAGAAAAGCTAAAAggaaattttggagaagaaagaACAAAATTCATCTTGTCCAAAAGTTTAGTACTTGTAGTAGCAAGTAACAACGACATTGGCATTTCTTATTTTGCAACTAGAATTAGGCAAGTCCAATATGATATTGGCTCTTACACTGATATGTTGGTGCACTTTGCCTCCACTTTCATTAAG GACATATATGGATTGGGGGCAAGGAGAATAGGGGTGTTTGATGCTGCTCCACTTGGATGCGTACCATTTGAGCGAACGCTATTTGGAGATGAGGAGAGAAAGTGTTCACAAGAAATAAACTCAGCATCACAGTTGTTTAACATTAAACTATCTACACAAATTGACCACCTAAATCAAAATTTGCCTCAAGCCAATGTGGTTTATGTTGATATTTACAACCCTTTGCTTCATATCATTGAAAATCCTATCAAATATG gtTTTGAAGTTGTTGACAAGGGATGTTGTGGCACAGGAACTATAGAACTAGGTACACTATGTAATCAGTTGCAACCAACTTGCATAGATGATTCTAAACATGTGTTTTGGGATGCATTTCATCCCACAGAGAAAACGTATCAGATTCTTGTTCGTGATCTCCTCAACAAAACTTTACACAAATTCTTTTGA
- the LOC101501605 gene encoding uncharacterized protein — MDSVGDQFKAFAKSGQHFLDAIFRRRNPIEILKRLQREAFSDLMKLRDRQEKVERMLSFYKSSKGGPFQETITHVRGQMDFMGALLIMGDFNQPNLDIINRSGIKTGIDSRIAFETSIGKESALAAEFVATPKGKEHPSFDVLEMPLSLAKLSYTVNVNDWLSLMAVPVGAQCRDVAVGSNSFDQPGKGLTDFSSFGPPLLNLLNGSAIGVAVRKSCFIASLAQFVAGLGMPSGSNTMENRYSTFGQLVCQFRRGTKLSVLGVHQLPLLSKQLRKFGAFTIPIVLSDQHEMSETEPETSPFIGARTQVAAGSTAIVLESELDGFTKLGGWVEMNTVNPKSVQWAVTMSDVSEDSFGWGMSLGGIVGDSATADHFQAESYVKFNMGDKFCLKPGLAYATDGNSKIAALMLRSNWSL, encoded by the exons ATGGACTCTGTTGGCGACCAATTTAAAGCTTTTGCTAAATCCGGCCAGCACTTTCTTGACGCCATTTTCCGTCGCCGCAATCCG ATTGAAATCCTTAAACGTTTACAAAGAGAAGCTTTCTCAGATCTAATGAAGCTCAGAGACCGACAAGAAAAGGTCGAGAGGATGCTTTCCTTCTATAAATCATCCAAAGGAGGTCCTTTTCAGGAAACCATCACCCACGTAAGGGGACAGATGGATTTCATGGGGGCTTTATTGATCATGGGTGACTTTAATCAGCCAAACTTAGATATCATAAACAGGTCTGGAATAAAAACAGGCATTGATTCAAGGATTGCTTTCGAAACCAGTATCGGTAAGGAGAGTGCTCTTGCTGCAGAGTTTGTGGCCACTCCAAAAGGAAAGGAACATCCTAGTTTTGATGTCCTTGAAATGCCACTTTCTTTAGCAAAACTCAGTTATACAGTAAATGTCAATGATTGGTTATCTCTGATGGCTGTTCCAGTTGGAGCCCAATGTAGAGATGTTGCAGTTGGTTCAAATTCTTTTGATCAG CCAGGAAAAGGCCTCACAGATTTTTCCTCTTTTGGACCGCCCCTTCTGAATCTACTTAACGGTAGTGCTATCGGCGTAGCTGTGAGAAAGTCATGTTTTATTGCTTCATTGGCTCAATTTGTAGCTGGACTGGGAATGCCTTCTGGTTCAAATACAATGGAGAATAGATACAGCACATTCGGACAACTTGTGTGTCAATTTCGAAGAGGAACAAAGCTATCTGTTCTTGGTGTTCACCAACTGCCTTTGTTATCAAAGCAGCTTAGAAAATTCGGAGCTTTTACAATTCCAATAGTCTTGTCTGATCAACATGAAATGTCTGAGACAGAACCTGAAACATCACCATTCATAGGAGCAAGGACACAGGTCGCAGCTGGTTCTACTGCTATAGTGTTGGAGTCTGAACTCGATGGCTTTACAAAACTTGGAGGTTGGGTTGAGATGAACACAGTAAATCCAAAATCTGTACAATGGGCTGTAACCATGTCTGATGTTTCTGAAGATTCATTTGGTTGGGGAATGAGTCTTGGCGGGATAGTTGGAGATTCAGCGACTGCAGATCATTTTCAGGCTGAATCctatgtaaaatttaacatgGGTGATAAATTTTGCTTGAAGCCAGGTCTTGCATACGCAACGGATGGAAATTCCAAAATAGCCGCGTTAATGCTTCGGTCTAATTGGTCCTTGTGA
- the LOC105851132 gene encoding GDSL esterase/lipase EXL3-like gives MALFTIKLPSTSSTSLVLSIILFIILWYGTNALVKLPPNVTIPALITFGDSIMDTGNNNYINTIVKCNFPPYGQDFVGGIPTGRFCNGKIPSDLIAEELGIKELLPAYLDPNLKPSDLVTGVCFASAASGYDPLTPKIVSVISMSDQVEMFKEYIGKLKGIVGEEKTNYILANTLYLVVAGSNDLANTYFTIRTRQLHYDVPAYTDLMLNKASDFIKEIYQLGARRIGVFSVAPIGYLPSVRTLSGGVFRKSNEKYNEAARLFNSKLSKELDFLNSNLPNSRIVYIDIYTPLLDIIVNPKKYGYKVVDRGCCGTGKIEVSVLCNPFDVICPDKFEYIFWDSYHPTEGIYKKLVVEILPKYLDRLS, from the exons ATGGCTCTGTTTACGATAAAGCTTCCCAGTACTTCATCAACTAGCTTAGTACTcagtataattttatttataattttatggtATGGAACgaatgcattagtgaaactacCACCAAATGTAACAATTCCAGCACTCATAACTTTTGGAGATTCGATTATGGATACAGGAAACAACAATTACATCAACACAATTGTCAAGTGCAATTTTCCTCCTTATGGTCAAGATTTTGTGGGAGGAATTCCAACCGGTCGATTTTGCAACGGAAAAATTCCGTCGGACTTGATAG CTGAAGAATTGGGTATTAAGGAGCTTTTACCGGCTTATTTGGATCCAAATCTCAAACCAAGCGACCTTGTTACTGGAGTATGCTTTGCTTCTGCTGCTTCCGGATACGATCCTTTAACACCTAAAATAGTG TCAGTGATTTCAATGTCGGATCAAGTAGAGATGTTCAAAGAATACATAGGGAAGCTTAAAGGTATAGTTGGAGAAGAGAAGACAAATTACATCTTAGCCAACACTCTTTACCTTGTGGTAGCTGGAAGTAATGACCTTGCCAACACTTATTTTACTATTCGAACTAGACAATTGCACTATGATGTTCCTGCTTATACTGACCTTATGCTCAATAAAGCCTCTGATTTCATTAAg gAAATATATCAACTTGGAGCACGTAGAATTGGAGTATTCAGTGTAGCACCTATTGGGTATTTACCATCAGTGAGGACTCTAAGTGGGGGTGTATTTAGAAAGTCCAATGAGAAATACAATGAAGCAGCAAGGTTATTCAATTCCAAACTGTCCAAGGAATTGGACTTCCTCAACTCTAACTTGCCCAACAGTAGGATTGTCTATATTGATATTTACACCCCTCTACTTGACATCATTGTCAACCCCAAAAAATATG GCTATAAAGTCGTGGACAGAGGTTGCTGTGGCACAGGCAAAATAGAGGTTTCGGTGTTATGTAATCCTTTTGATGTCATTTGTCCCGAcaaatttgaatatattttttgggATAGTTATCATCCTACGGAAGGAATATATAAAAAGCTTGTGGTCGAAATTCTTCCAAAATATTTGGATCGATTGTCATGA